In Rhodococcus pseudokoreensis, the DNA window CGTTGTCCATATCCACCTCGCCCTCGACGACCGTGCATGCGCAGGAACCACATTCGCCTTCGCGGCACGAGTACGGGACGTCGAGCCCCTTGGAGAGCATGACGTCGACGAGTGTCGCCTGGCGCGGCCAGCTCAGGTTGTGCGCTTCGCCGTCGAGTTGCACCTCGACCGTCGACGCCGTTCCCGGTTCCGTGTCCTCCAGCGCTTCCACGACGATCTCGGCGAACGGATCACCCGTCAGTGACGTGAACACTTCGGCGTGCACGCGGTCCCGGGGGACGCCGGCGAGTGCGAGCGACTCGTGGATCGCCTCCATGAACGGACGCGGTCCGCACATATACGCCCGGTGGTCCCGGAACCGGTCCGACAGGTTCGCCAGCTGCCGCGGCGTCGGCAGGCCCTGCACGCTCTCGAGCCAGTGCACGACGGTCAGCCGGTGTTCGTGGCGGGCGGCGAGGTCCCGCAATTCGTCGGCGAAGATCACCGACTTCTCGTCCCGGTTCGCGTACACGAGAACGACTTTCCCGTTCCCCTCGCTCAGCGCCGATTTGAGGATCGACATCACCGGGGTGATTCCGCTGCCCGCGGCGAACAGGATCAGGTCTTCGTCCAGGCTGGCGGGGGTGAACACTCCGGCGGGCGGCAGCACCTCGATGCGGTCGCCGACGCC includes these proteins:
- a CDS encoding ferredoxin--NADP reductase, which gives rise to MTTVETPRSSRSVVVTVAAVVEETSDARSLVFDVPDERRHEFAYKPGQFLTLRIPSDRTGSVARCYSLASSPFTDDLPKVTIKRTAGGYGSHWLCDNVGVGDRIEVLPPAGVFTPASLDEDLILFAAGSGITPVMSILKSALSEGNGKVVLVYANRDEKSVIFADELRDLAARHEHRLTVVHWLESVQGLPTPRQLANLSDRFRDHRAYMCGPRPFMEAIHESLALAGVPRDRVHAEVFTSLTGDPFAEIVVEALEDTEPGTASTVEVQLDGEAHNLSWPRQATLVDVMLSKGLDVPYSCREGECGSCACTVVEGEVDMDNASILDPEDIASGYILACQARPVSEHLRIEF